The Pseudomonas sp. TH06 genome has a window encoding:
- a CDS encoding TonB-dependent receptor yields MPAVFPSRLRPLLQLSLLLSLSASPVLIQSSWADESALRSYQVPAGSLSSALTRFAGLAGVNLSVDPALVSGRNSNGLSGDFGVEEGFTRLLLGSGLQLQPVGEQAYTLIPAAQGSSLQLAPTSILGATDSSGADVFAGGQVARRGSQGLLGSKDFMETPFSMTTYTSETVKNQQARTLGDLIASDPSVRATNPAGGRYEQFTIRGFSLFNSDVAYNGLYGVLPTYTIDMEMADRVDILKGPSQLINGISPRGSVGGGINVVPKRASDKPITSLTANYASNNQIGGAVDVGRRFGEDNQFGLRFNGVKQSGDTEWDHQSVDRDMAVLGLDFRGERLRVSTDVGHTERDTDAPQERVQVGANAKVPNANDVRDNYAQPWSQARTKDTFGTVNGEFDVSDSVMVYGGVGARKSNHDFLRHAVSVTNDAGDFSVQPRDFTRDENVRTATAGVRNWFHTGPVSHEVNLAASYFYMDFENGGARYAAGRSNLYDPVETAKPGTPTRNDAKVYTENRFSGVALSDTLGFFDDRLLLTLGARWQRVKVDDWSDDVKGDTAYDEEKVSPSGGILFKATDKLSLYANYMEGLSQGKIAPSTSINEDEIFPPFISRQVEVGAKYDAGAYALTAAVFRIKQPAYETNATTRVFGPNGKRQNDGVELSVFGEPLKGFRLLGGVMYIDSELTKTTNGTFDGNRAPATPKYNVNLGAEWDVPNVQGLTLTGRGLYSSSQYLDQSNDKEIDSWERFDVGTRYAFKVDEKTITLRANVENVLDKRYWSSAGASDDSEPGLTLSTPRTYLLSATVDF; encoded by the coding sequence ATGCCCGCAGTATTCCCCAGTCGTTTGCGTCCGTTGTTGCAGTTGAGTTTGTTGCTGAGCCTGAGTGCCAGTCCTGTACTGATTCAGTCCAGTTGGGCCGACGAGTCTGCACTGCGCAGTTATCAGGTGCCGGCCGGCAGCCTGAGTTCGGCGCTGACCCGCTTTGCCGGTTTGGCCGGCGTCAATCTGTCGGTGGACCCGGCACTGGTCAGCGGGCGCAACAGCAATGGCTTGTCCGGTGATTTCGGTGTGGAGGAGGGCTTCACCCGGTTGTTGCTGGGCTCCGGCCTGCAACTGCAACCGGTGGGCGAGCAGGCTTACACGCTGATTCCGGCGGCGCAGGGCAGTAGCCTGCAACTGGCGCCGACCTCGATTCTCGGCGCCACCGACTCCTCGGGCGCGGACGTGTTTGCGGGTGGCCAGGTTGCCCGCCGAGGCTCGCAAGGGCTGCTGGGGTCGAAAGACTTCATGGAAACGCCGTTCAGCATGACCACTTACACCAGCGAGACGGTCAAGAACCAACAGGCCCGAACCCTCGGCGACCTGATCGCCAGTGACCCGTCGGTGCGTGCGACCAACCCGGCGGGCGGGCGCTATGAGCAGTTCACCATCCGTGGCTTCAGCCTGTTCAACAGTGATGTCGCTTACAACGGTCTGTACGGCGTATTGCCGACGTACACGATCGACATGGAAATGGCCGATCGCGTCGACATCCTCAAAGGTCCGAGCCAACTCATCAACGGTATTTCACCGCGAGGCAGTGTTGGCGGCGGGATCAACGTCGTGCCGAAACGTGCCAGCGATAAACCCATTACCTCGTTGACCGCCAATTACGCGTCGAACAATCAAATCGGCGGCGCGGTAGATGTCGGCCGGCGTTTTGGCGAGGACAACCAGTTCGGTTTGCGTTTCAACGGCGTCAAGCAGTCCGGTGATACCGAGTGGGATCACCAGAGCGTCGACCGCGACATGGCGGTGCTGGGCCTGGACTTTCGCGGCGAGCGACTGCGCGTGTCCACGGATGTCGGCCATACCGAACGCGATACCGACGCACCACAGGAGCGCGTGCAAGTCGGCGCCAATGCCAAGGTGCCGAACGCCAACGATGTACGCGACAACTATGCGCAACCCTGGAGCCAGGCGCGGACCAAGGACACCTTTGGCACGGTCAACGGCGAGTTCGATGTCAGTGATTCGGTGATGGTGTACGGCGGTGTCGGTGCGCGCAAAAGCAATCACGATTTCCTCCGCCATGCCGTTTCAGTCACCAACGACGCCGGCGATTTCAGCGTGCAACCACGTGATTTCACCCGTGACGAAAATGTCCGCACTGCCACGGCGGGCGTGCGCAACTGGTTCCACACCGGCCCGGTCAGCCACGAAGTAAACCTGGCCGCCAGCTACTTCTATATGGACTTTGAAAACGGCGGCGCCCGTTATGCGGCGGGCCGCAGCAACCTCTATGACCCGGTGGAAACGGCCAAACCCGGCACGCCAACGCGCAATGACGCGAAGGTCTACACCGAGAACCGCTTCAGTGGCGTGGCGCTGTCCGACACCCTCGGCTTCTTTGATGATCGCCTGTTGCTGACCCTTGGCGCGCGCTGGCAGCGGGTCAAGGTCGATGACTGGAGCGATGACGTAAAAGGCGATACGGCTTACGACGAGGAAAAGGTCTCGCCGTCGGGCGGCATTCTGTTCAAGGCAACGGACAAGTTGTCGCTGTACGCCAACTACATGGAGGGACTCAGCCAAGGCAAGATCGCGCCTTCGACGTCGATCAACGAGGACGAAATCTTCCCGCCGTTCATCAGTCGTCAGGTCGAAGTCGGCGCCAAGTACGATGCCGGTGCGTATGCCCTGACCGCTGCGGTGTTCCGCATCAAACAGCCTGCGTACGAAACCAACGCCACGACGCGGGTCTTCGGCCCGAACGGCAAACGGCAGAACGACGGGGTCGAATTGAGCGTGTTCGGTGAGCCGCTGAAAGGCTTTCGCTTGCTCGGTGGCGTGATGTACATCGACAGCGAATTGACCAAGACCACCAACGGCACATTCGATGGCAACCGTGCGCCGGCGACGCCGAAATACAACGTCAACCTCGGTGCGGAGTGGGATGTGCCGAACGTGCAGGGACTGACGTTGACCGGGCGCGGCCTCTATTCCAGCTCGCAGTATCTGGATCAGTCGAATGACAAGGAAATCGATTCCTGGGAGCGCTTTGACGTAGGTACGCGATACGCCTTCAAGGTCGATGAGAAAACCATCACCCTACGCGCCAATGTCGAGAACGTGCTGGATAAACGCTACTGGAGTTCGGCAGGCGCTTCGGATGACAGCGAGCCGGGGCTGACGCTGTCGACGCCGAGAACTTATCTGCTTTCAGCGACGGTGGATTTTTAG
- a CDS encoding sigma-70 family RNA polymerase sigma factor, with protein sequence MIEAAAPSEQSLQQLYRDHRGWLETWLRRRMGNAWDAADLSQDTFLRVLCSAQPIADMREPRAYLLTVGKRLLSNFYTRRSLEKAYLEALAQLPEESVPSPEHRWLLLETLQALDELLDGLPRPVRRAFLWSQLEGLGYREIAERLQVSERTVKRYMAQAYEHCLLVDF encoded by the coding sequence ATGATTGAAGCCGCCGCACCCTCGGAACAGAGCCTGCAGCAACTGTATCGAGACCATCGAGGCTGGCTGGAAACCTGGTTGCGTCGCCGGATGGGCAACGCCTGGGATGCCGCAGATCTGAGTCAGGACACGTTCTTGCGCGTGCTGTGCAGCGCTCAGCCAATTGCCGACATGCGCGAACCACGCGCCTATTTGCTGACCGTGGGCAAACGCCTGCTGAGCAATTTCTACACCCGCCGCAGCCTGGAAAAAGCCTATCTAGAGGCCCTCGCACAATTGCCGGAGGAGAGCGTGCCTTCGCCGGAGCATCGCTGGTTGCTGCTGGAAACCTTGCAGGCGCTGGATGAATTGCTCGATGGTTTGCCACGGCCGGTGCGTCGGGCGTTTTTGTGGAGCCAGCTCGAAGGCCTCGGTTATCGCGAGATCGCCGAGCGTTTGCAGGTCTCTGAACGCACGGTCAAACGCTACATGGCGCAAGCCTATGAGCATTGCTTGCTGGTGGATTTCTGA
- a CDS encoding MFS transporter, giving the protein MIRDNFATPPKRHYEQRMVLLLSLSFGLVGLDRFIILPLFPVIMRDLQLDYQDLGMLSAALAFAWGFSALGAGYVIDRLGRKNALVLSIAVLSLLSGMSALAGGLFGLVVIRGLMGLCEGAFTPTSIIVTDEVSHPQRRGQNLGFQQALFPILGLCLGPLLAASLLELFDSWRMVFAIISLPGLLLAGYLWKIYRPASLPAHQQPASGRGWANWLSAFKSGNVSLNILIMFCILTCQFVLCAMLPSYLTDYMHLETLSMAVVISALGVGGFIGQLIIPAMSDRLGRKPVVIVSFMTSATLVGLLIISPAITGLLFLLLFLLSFFNFSLICMTVGPLTSESVPPALLPTATGIVVGFGEILGGGVSPAVAGYAAMHFGLPSILYVALAGSVGGLLLSLGLRDNLQPLPALSAANALPISLPLKD; this is encoded by the coding sequence ATGATCAGAGACAATTTCGCTACGCCGCCCAAGCGGCACTATGAACAACGGATGGTTTTGCTGCTGTCCTTGAGTTTCGGCCTCGTCGGGCTTGATCGCTTTATCATTCTGCCGCTGTTTCCCGTGATCATGCGTGACTTGCAACTGGATTATCAGGACCTCGGCATGCTGTCGGCAGCACTGGCCTTCGCCTGGGGCTTTTCAGCTCTTGGCGCGGGCTATGTGATTGATCGATTGGGTCGCAAGAACGCACTGGTCCTTTCAATTGCAGTGCTGTCGCTGCTCTCGGGGATGTCGGCTCTGGCCGGAGGACTTTTCGGGCTGGTGGTCATCCGCGGGCTGATGGGTCTCTGCGAAGGCGCGTTCACACCGACCAGTATCATCGTCACCGATGAGGTTTCGCATCCGCAGCGCCGCGGACAGAATCTGGGTTTCCAGCAGGCGTTATTCCCGATTCTAGGACTGTGCCTGGGGCCATTGCTGGCTGCCAGTCTGTTGGAGCTATTCGACTCGTGGCGCATGGTTTTCGCGATTATCTCGTTGCCCGGTCTACTGCTGGCCGGCTATTTGTGGAAAATCTATAGACCGGCGTCCTTGCCGGCACATCAGCAACCCGCTTCAGGCAGGGGGTGGGCAAACTGGTTGAGCGCGTTCAAAAGCGGCAATGTCAGCCTGAACATCCTGATCATGTTTTGCATTCTTACTTGCCAGTTCGTGCTGTGTGCCATGTTGCCCAGTTACCTCACGGACTACATGCACCTTGAAACGCTGTCGATGGCCGTCGTGATATCCGCCCTTGGTGTTGGTGGTTTTATCGGTCAGTTGATCATTCCGGCGATGTCGGACCGACTGGGACGCAAACCGGTGGTCATTGTTTCCTTCATGACCAGCGCAACGTTGGTGGGGCTGTTGATCATCAGCCCGGCCATTACCGGGTTGTTATTTCTGCTGCTGTTCCTTTTGTCTTTTTTCAACTTCAGCCTGATCTGCATGACCGTCGGGCCGTTGACCAGCGAGTCGGTGCCACCTGCACTGCTTCCCACTGCCACCGGCATTGTCGTCGGCTTCGGCGAGATCCTTGGCGGTGGCGTTTCACCCGCCGTCGCCGGATACGCCGCGATGCATTTCGGCCTGCCATCGATTTTGTACGTCGCACTGGCCGGGAGCGTCGGCGGCCTGCTGTTGTCGCTGGGTCTGCGCGACAATCTGCAACCCCTCCCTGCCCTGTCAGCCGCGAACGCATTGCCGATCAGCCTACCCCTCAAGGATTAG
- a CDS encoding fumarylacetoacetate hydrolase yields the protein MGYYLMLLDLCQHEHRGIGVFDFQTGQSLRMFPEQGGLYETLQYCSRWHRGWAEHLKHLPASDSTQDIDLQPPLKPGNNLLAQVSTVNLTMSTKQAWSYKGNGSLLKTQGEALNIPYQALSIASEPGIVCIYMVDSFGKLHFVGFTIGNEVHDPLLGNLDSPDANQACLRECALAPAMILGELQCRLSINARIERQDRQISYREYDIDLKEWHSLRKYTQAFLEQHEQFLQPGMVHYAFHGLGHPDSEPPLQHGDWLDLDCPELELGLSNRIVEEELLHLCPLDKRTLGAGLPPRATRLHQRCNDPNLLKRK from the coding sequence ATGGGATATTATTTGATGTTGCTCGACCTTTGCCAGCATGAACACCGAGGCATCGGTGTGTTCGACTTCCAGACAGGCCAGAGCCTGCGCATGTTTCCCGAGCAGGGCGGGCTGTATGAAACATTGCAGTATTGCAGTCGCTGGCATCGCGGCTGGGCCGAGCATCTCAAGCATCTGCCCGCCAGTGACAGCACCCAGGACATCGACCTGCAGCCACCACTCAAACCCGGCAATAATTTGCTCGCCCAGGTCAGCACGGTCAACCTGACGATGTCGACAAAGCAGGCGTGGAGTTACAAAGGCAACGGCAGTCTGCTGAAGACACAAGGCGAGGCGCTCAACATCCCTTATCAGGCGCTGAGCATTGCCAGTGAACCGGGAATCGTCTGCATTTATATGGTCGACTCCTTCGGCAAACTGCACTTTGTCGGATTCACCATCGGTAACGAAGTGCACGATCCACTGCTCGGCAACCTCGACTCGCCGGACGCCAACCAGGCGTGTCTTCGCGAATGCGCACTGGCTCCGGCAATGATTCTTGGAGAGTTGCAGTGTCGATTGTCGATCAACGCTCGTATCGAGCGTCAGGACAGGCAAATCTCCTATCGCGAGTACGATATCGATCTGAAGGAATGGCACTCACTGCGCAAATACACCCAGGCATTCCTCGAACAGCACGAACAGTTCCTGCAGCCAGGCATGGTCCACTACGCGTTTCATGGCCTGGGCCATCCTGACAGCGAACCCCCGCTGCAACACGGTGACTGGCTCGATCTCGATTGCCCGGAACTGGAGTTGGGCCTGAGCAATCGCATCGTCGAAGAAGAGTTGTTGCATCTGTGCCCGCTTGATAAACGCACGCTTGGAGCGGGTCTGCCCCCGCGGGCGACGCGACTGCATCAGCGCTGCAACGACCCGAACTTGCTCAAGCGCAAATAA
- a CDS encoding type III polyketide synthase, protein MSTLCLPHVMFPKNKITQQQMIEHLESLHADHPRMAVAKRMIQNTEVNERHLILPIDELAVHTGFTHRSIVYEREARQMSSAAARQAIENAGLTTNDIRMVVVTSCTGFMMPSLTAHLINDLDLPTSTVQLPIAQLGCVAGAAAINRANDFAKLDSRNHVLIVSLEFSSLCYQPDDTKLHAFISAALFGDAVSACVLRADDQASGFKIRSTNSFFLPKSEHYIKYDVKDTGFHFTLDKAVMNSIKDVAPIMEKLNYDTLEQNCAQNDFFIFHTGGRKILDELVLQLDLASNRVSQSRNSLAEAGNIASVVVFDVLKRQFESGLNSGDVGMLAAFGPGFTAEMAVGEWVA, encoded by the coding sequence ATGTCGACTCTTTGTCTCCCGCACGTAATGTTCCCGAAAAACAAGATCACTCAGCAACAGATGATTGAACATCTGGAGAGCCTGCACGCCGACCATCCGCGCATGGCCGTGGCCAAGCGTATGATCCAGAATACCGAAGTCAACGAACGGCATTTGATCCTGCCGATCGACGAGCTGGCGGTGCACACCGGCTTCACTCACCGCAGCATCGTCTATGAGCGTGAAGCGCGCCAGATGTCTTCCGCCGCTGCCCGCCAAGCCATTGAAAACGCTGGCTTAACGACCAATGACATCCGTATGGTGGTGGTCACCTCGTGCACCGGTTTCATGATGCCATCGCTCACCGCACACCTGATCAACGATCTGGACCTGCCGACGTCTACCGTGCAGTTGCCGATCGCCCAGCTCGGTTGCGTCGCCGGTGCTGCAGCAATTAACCGGGCGAATGATTTCGCCAAACTGGATTCGCGTAATCATGTGTTGATTGTCTCGCTGGAGTTCTCGTCGCTGTGTTATCAGCCTGACGATACCAAGTTGCACGCGTTCATTTCCGCTGCACTGTTTGGCGATGCTGTTTCTGCCTGCGTATTGCGCGCTGATGATCAAGCGTCAGGGTTCAAAATCCGTTCCACCAACTCTTTCTTCCTGCCGAAGAGCGAGCACTACATTAAATACGATGTAAAGGACACCGGCTTCCACTTTACCCTGGACAAAGCCGTCATGAACTCTATTAAAGATGTCGCGCCGATTATGGAGAAACTCAACTACGACACTCTTGAACAGAACTGTGCGCAGAACGACTTCTTCATCTTCCACACTGGCGGCCGCAAGATTCTTGACGAATTGGTCCTGCAACTGGACCTTGCCTCGAACCGGGTTTCGCAGTCGCGCAACAGCCTCGCCGAAGCCGGCAACATTGCCAGCGTTGTGGTTTTCGACGTGCTCAAGCGACAGTTTGAGTCGGGTCTTAACTCCGGCGATGTCGGCATGCTGGCAGCTTTCGGCCCGGGCTTCACCGCCGAAATGGCCGTGGGTGAATGGGTAGCCTGA
- a CDS encoding OB-fold domain-containing protein, with product MSMYPEQIHRMTTASMLREWREHGGKYRLEGSQCEDCKEIFFPRRTVCGACNSLNVKPYRCARTGKIEVMAHAENPILAAMGYGETVPRCMAMVRLDDGLVIASEIVDITHPEQLKTGAPVRMVVRKHVRESNLAWQYAYKFVLDV from the coding sequence ATGTCTATGTACCCCGAACAGATTCATCGGATGACCACTGCCAGCATGCTTCGCGAATGGCGAGAACACGGCGGCAAATATCGTCTGGAAGGCAGTCAATGCGAAGACTGCAAGGAAATCTTTTTCCCGCGTCGTACAGTTTGTGGCGCTTGCAATTCCCTCAACGTAAAACCGTACCGCTGCGCCCGCACCGGCAAGATCGAAGTCATGGCTCACGCCGAGAATCCGATCCTTGCCGCCATGGGCTACGGTGAAACAGTGCCTCGCTGCATGGCGATGGTTCGTCTGGACGATGGCTTGGTGATCGCGTCGGAAATCGTTGACATCACTCATCCGGAACAACTGAAAACCGGCGCGCCGGTACGCATGGTCGTACGCAAACATGTGCGCGAAAGCAATCTGGCCTGGCAATACGCCTACAAGTTTGTATTGGACGTATAA
- a CDS encoding thiolase family protein has translation MCARRVAIVSAAYTPKPGSSRVRQTFKEMIVESAYKAIKDARMHPREIQGVAYGYHGEGISEYGGLGPTISDTLGISPAPTFMSTANCTSSSVSFQMGHQMIASGEYDIVLVGGFEKMTDHFNYAEYIGSSTECEYDYFLGISHTDAFALATAEYFEKFGYAGREADVLATFGRQMRIYAHNTPNATRFGHAIPSIDTLKNSEAFGSMLAWGEASGCAILVAEHLAHKYTDKPVFVRGCAYTGVSHYFGTRFHNPTLHHPGLPKNVGMAVSANSIACAEIAYKKAGITAKDIDVAQVYDLLGAGLIQMESMGVCKQGQAGDFVLEGGISIDGPLPLNTDGGNIGRGHASGCDGILHITELFRQLRGESDNQVKGARIGVSQNLGGYAAHNSVIVLSND, from the coding sequence ATGTGCGCACGTCGTGTTGCAATCGTTTCGGCCGCCTATACGCCGAAACCGGGAAGTTCCAGGGTCCGGCAGACGTTCAAGGAAATGATCGTCGAGTCGGCTTATAAAGCTATCAAAGACGCCAGAATGCATCCTCGGGAAATCCAGGGTGTGGCCTACGGTTATCACGGCGAGGGCATTTCGGAATATGGCGGTCTCGGGCCGACCATCTCCGACACTTTGGGCATCAGCCCGGCGCCGACGTTCATGAGCACCGCCAACTGCACCAGCAGTTCCGTGTCGTTCCAGATGGGCCATCAAATGATTGCCTCCGGGGAATACGATATTGTTCTGGTCGGCGGCTTCGAGAAGATGACCGACCACTTCAACTATGCCGAATACATCGGTTCCAGTACCGAATGTGAGTACGACTACTTCCTGGGTATTTCCCACACCGATGCTTTTGCCCTGGCGACGGCGGAATACTTTGAAAAGTTCGGTTATGCCGGACGTGAAGCTGATGTGTTGGCGACCTTTGGCCGGCAGATGCGTATTTATGCGCACAACACCCCGAATGCCACGCGCTTCGGCCATGCGATTCCATCTATCGACACCCTGAAAAACAGCGAAGCCTTTGGCTCGATGCTGGCTTGGGGTGAAGCGAGCGGTTGCGCGATTCTGGTCGCCGAACACCTGGCTCACAAATACACGGACAAACCAGTATTCGTTCGCGGATGTGCCTATACAGGCGTTTCCCATTACTTCGGCACGCGTTTTCACAACCCGACCCTGCATCACCCGGGACTGCCAAAAAATGTCGGCATGGCCGTCTCGGCCAACTCCATCGCTTGCGCTGAAATCGCCTATAAAAAGGCCGGAATCACCGCGAAGGATATCGATGTCGCGCAGGTCTACGACTTGCTCGGCGCGGGTCTGATCCAGATGGAATCGATGGGTGTCTGCAAGCAGGGTCAGGCCGGTGATTTTGTCCTGGAAGGCGGCATCAGTATTGACGGTCCGCTGCCATTGAACACCGACGGCGGCAACATTGGGCGCGGTCACGCGTCCGGTTGTGACGGCATTCTGCACATCACCGAACTGTTCCGGCAGTTGCGCGGTGAATCCGACAACCAGGTCAAGGGCGCGCGCATCGGCGTGTCGCAAAACCTGGGAGGTTATGCCGCCCACAACTCAGTGATCGTTCTTTCCAACGACTAA
- a CDS encoding FecR domain-containing protein — MRVAPSAEAREVARAAAQWLALLESGEATEDDQVRLQHWRSSDSRHEHAWQKIQLLRQRFTALPSALAMATLDRPDPARRAALKRALGLAALVPAAWLISRQLPLDVWRADLHTGIGEHKRVLLADGSSLQLNTASAVNVDLAARQLTLLRGEMALNVPGNSALMINAPYGRISVSRSEVCVRLNERDCNVSVVRGAVQLQPLHGPALTLQQGQQVTLQANGAGPVTAFDALMPGWREGVLMAQNQPLGDFLRELSRYRSGLLRWDPVLENLRITGSFRLDNTDQVLSLLAASLPVEVHTRTRFWVSLVPRNIRPAEKTG, encoded by the coding sequence ATGCGTGTCGCCCCCAGCGCCGAAGCACGAGAAGTGGCCCGCGCCGCCGCGCAATGGTTGGCATTGCTGGAATCCGGCGAGGCTACGGAGGACGATCAGGTGCGCCTGCAACACTGGCGCAGCAGCGATAGCCGGCATGAACACGCCTGGCAGAAGATTCAACTGTTACGCCAACGCTTTACCGCGCTGCCCTCGGCATTGGCCATGGCGACGCTGGACCGTCCGGATCCGGCACGTAGGGCAGCGCTGAAACGCGCGCTCGGTCTGGCGGCGCTGGTGCCCGCCGCGTGGCTGATCAGTCGGCAATTGCCGCTGGACGTCTGGCGCGCCGATTTGCACACCGGCATCGGCGAACATAAACGGGTGCTACTGGCCGATGGCAGTTCGTTGCAACTCAACACGGCGAGCGCGGTGAATGTCGATCTTGCTGCGCGTCAGTTGACGCTGCTGCGCGGTGAAATGGCGCTCAACGTTCCCGGTAATTCAGCGCTGATGATCAACGCGCCTTACGGCCGGATCAGCGTCAGTCGCAGTGAAGTCTGCGTGCGTCTCAATGAGCGCGACTGCAACGTCTCGGTGGTCCGCGGCGCGGTGCAATTACAACCGCTGCACGGGCCGGCGCTGACGTTGCAGCAAGGCCAGCAAGTCACGCTGCAAGCCAACGGGGCCGGGCCGGTTACGGCATTCGACGCGTTGATGCCGGGCTGGCGCGAAGGCGTGTTGATGGCGCAGAACCAGCCGCTGGGCGATTTCCTGCGCGAGTTGAGCCGTTATCGCTCCGGGTTGTTGCGTTGGGATCCTGTCCTGGAAAACCTGCGTATCACAGGCAGTTTCCGTCTCGATAACACCGATCAAGTGCTGTCGTTGCTGGCAGCGAGTCTGCCGGTCGAGGTTCATACGCGCACGCGTTTCTGGGTGTCGCTGGTCCCTCGAAACATTCGCCCCGCAGAAAAAACTGGCTGA
- a CDS encoding hydroxymethylglutaryl-CoA synthase: protein MNVKKAGIVSYGTGVPVCRLKVEEVINVWKNTDLHLVQNQLGVVERAVLQPDEDVITLGVLAAQRALDMAPGSSVEALYLGTCTNPYDSRASASVILEMLGSGYDAYCADVQFAGKSGTSALQICQALVASGMTGSALAIGADTINRNTAPGDLTESYAGAGAAALLVGTENVIAEFDGNFSCAADVADNIRPQGDRYIRSGMGLGSDKNSIGLEDQTRRAAEGLMAKLRTCPQDYDYVVFQQNLVSTPYSLAKHLGFNPKQVEPGIYASSVGDTGAASPLLGLINVLDQARPGQKILLVSYGFGAGSDAIALTVTPAIEAYQKRNKPLRESLENKLYVDYGTSIKYEFKYLRADYALTAYL from the coding sequence ATGAACGTGAAAAAAGCAGGAATAGTGAGCTATGGCACTGGCGTTCCCGTTTGTCGCTTGAAAGTCGAAGAAGTGATTAACGTCTGGAAGAACACCGATCTCCATCTCGTGCAAAACCAGTTGGGGGTGGTCGAAAGAGCAGTTCTTCAACCTGATGAAGATGTGATCACTCTCGGTGTCTTGGCAGCCCAGCGTGCATTGGATATGGCCCCCGGCAGTAGCGTCGAGGCTTTGTATCTGGGCACTTGCACCAACCCCTATGACTCCCGCGCCTCGGCCTCTGTCATCCTCGAAATGCTCGGTTCCGGCTATGATGCCTATTGCGCCGACGTCCAGTTCGCGGGCAAATCCGGCACTTCTGCGCTGCAGATTTGCCAGGCACTGGTCGCTTCCGGCATGACCGGCAGCGCCCTTGCAATCGGCGCCGACACTATCAATCGCAACACCGCACCAGGTGATCTGACCGAATCCTATGCGGGTGCCGGTGCGGCAGCTTTATTGGTGGGCACGGAGAATGTCATCGCAGAATTCGATGGCAATTTCTCTTGTGCAGCCGATGTCGCCGACAACATTCGCCCGCAAGGTGATCGTTATATTCGCTCCGGGATGGGGCTTGGCTCGGACAAAAACAGCATCGGCCTGGAAGACCAGACTCGCCGGGCGGCGGAAGGCTTGATGGCCAAATTGCGCACCTGCCCGCAGGACTACGATTATGTCGTGTTCCAGCAGAATCTGGTGTCCACGCCCTACTCCCTCGCCAAGCATCTGGGATTCAATCCGAAACAGGTTGAGCCCGGCATCTACGCGAGCAGCGTTGGTGACACCGGTGCTGCCAGCCCGCTACTCGGTTTGATTAACGTGCTTGACCAGGCGCGTCCCGGTCAAAAAATCCTGCTGGTGTCTTACGGTTTTGGTGCCGGCAGCGACGCAATCGCCTTGACAGTTACCCCTGCCATCGAGGCCTACCAAAAGCGCAACAAACCACTGCGCGAATCGCTCGAAAACAAGCTGTACGTAGATTACGGCACGTCGATCAAATACGAGTTCAAGTATTTGCGAGCTGACTACGCCCTCACCGCCTACCTCTGA